Proteins found in one Sorghum bicolor cultivar BTx623 chromosome 1, Sorghum_bicolor_NCBIv3, whole genome shotgun sequence genomic segment:
- the LOC8062518 gene encoding probable anion transporter 7 isoform X1 encodes MVRMRFPKRYLIVLLTFVCTNVCYIERVGFSIAYTVAADAIGVNQANKGMILSMFYYGYVLSQIPGGWAAQRIGGRRVLLLSFVLWSMICGLIPLDPNRVTILVLSRLFVGVAQGFIFPAIHTVLAQWVPPQERSRSVSLTTSGMYLGAACGMLFFPSLVKHTGPQSVFFVEAVLGVAWSVIWFRFSSDPPRTDLPKVSMPKVASRDMIKAQAGGVVAPRTVKIPWRRIIFSLPVWAIVVNNFTFHYALYVLMNWLPTYFELGLKLSLQDMGSSKMLPYFNMFIFSNIGGVIADHLITRRILSVTKTRKLLNTIGFIVSAFALMALPLFSTPSGTVMCSAISLGFLALGRAGFAVNHMDVAPKFAGIVMGVSNTAGTLAGIVGVGLTGNILEAAKASNKDLTDSETWKTVFFVPAYLCIFSSVIFLIFSTGEKIFE; translated from the coding sequence ATGGTGAGAATGAGGTTCCCGAAACGTTATCTCATTGTATTGCTAACATTCGTCTGCACAAATGTTTGCTACATTGAGCGTGTCGGTTTCTCGATTGCTTACACAGTTGCAGCTGATGCCATCGGTGTGAATCAAGCCAACAAGGGGATGATACTCTCTATGTTCTATTATGGTTATGTTTTATCACAGATTCCTGGTGGATGGGCCGCACAGAGGATAGGAGGTAGACGTGTTCTGCTACTGTCATTTGTATTGTGGTCTATGATATGTGGTTTAATTCCACTCGATCCCAACAGAGTAACCATTCTGGTCCTGTCTCGCCTATTTGTTGGTGTAGCACAAGGTTTCATATTTCCTGCCATTCACACTGTTCTGGCCCAGTGGGTGCCACCACAGGAGCGCTCTCGCTCGGTATCTCTCACTACCTCAGGGATGTATCTTGGTGCAGCCTGTGGCATGCTTTTCTTCCCAAGTCTGGTGAAGCACACGGGACCCCAGTCAGTTTTCTTTGTTGAAGCAGTGTTGGGAGTAGCATGGTCTGTGATATGGTTTAGATTTTCCAGTGACCCACCTCGTACTGATCTTCCAAAGGTATCAATGCCAAAAGTGGCATCTCGAGACATGATTAAGGCACAGGCAGGAGGGGTTGTCGCACCTCGCACAGTAAAGATCCCATGGCGAAGGATAATATTCAGTCTACCTGTTTGGGCGATCGTTGTAAACAATTTCACCTTCCACTATGCCCTGTATGTTCTTATGAACTGGCTCCCTACCTATTTTGAGCTTGGCCTTAAGCTTAGCCTCCAGGATATGGGTTCCTCAAAGATGCTTCCTTATTTCAATATGTTCATTTTCTCCAATATCGGTGGTGTGATTGCTGATCACTTGATTACAAGGAGGATTTTGTCTGTTACCAAGACAAGGAAGCTTCTGAACACCATTGGGTTCATTGTCTCAGCATTTGCACTCATGGCCCTTCCTTTATTTAGCACACCCTCAGGCACTGTAATGTGTTCAGCGATATCCCTTGGTTTCCTGGCTCTAGGAAGAGCAGGGTTTGCTGTAAACCATATGGATGTTGCTCCGAAGTTTGCAGGGATAGTGATGGGGGTCTCAAATACGGCGGGAACACTGGCTGGAATTGTTGGTGTCGGCCTCACTGGGAATATTCTGGAGGCAGCAAAGGCTTCTAACAAGGATCTAACAGACTCGGAAACCTGGAAAACAGTCTTTTTTGTTCCAGCATACCTTTGTATTTTCAGCTCTGTCATTTTTTTAATCTTTTCGACTGGCGAAAAGATCTTCGAATAA
- the LOC8062518 gene encoding probable anion transporter 7 isoform X2 — protein MILSMFYYGYVLSQIPGGWAAQRIGGRRVLLLSFVLWSMICGLIPLDPNRVTILVLSRLFVGVAQGFIFPAIHTVLAQWVPPQERSRSVSLTTSGMYLGAACGMLFFPSLVKHTGPQSVFFVEAVLGVAWSVIWFRFSSDPPRTDLPKVSMPKVASRDMIKAQAGGVVAPRTVKIPWRRIIFSLPVWAIVVNNFTFHYALYVLMNWLPTYFELGLKLSLQDMGSSKMLPYFNMFIFSNIGGVIADHLITRRILSVTKTRKLLNTIGFIVSAFALMALPLFSTPSGTVMCSAISLGFLALGRAGFAVNHMDVAPKFAGIVMGVSNTAGTLAGIVGVGLTGNILEAAKASNKDLTDSETWKTVFFVPAYLCIFSSVIFLIFSTGEKIFE, from the coding sequence ATGATACTCTCTATGTTCTATTATGGTTATGTTTTATCACAGATTCCTGGTGGATGGGCCGCACAGAGGATAGGAGGTAGACGTGTTCTGCTACTGTCATTTGTATTGTGGTCTATGATATGTGGTTTAATTCCACTCGATCCCAACAGAGTAACCATTCTGGTCCTGTCTCGCCTATTTGTTGGTGTAGCACAAGGTTTCATATTTCCTGCCATTCACACTGTTCTGGCCCAGTGGGTGCCACCACAGGAGCGCTCTCGCTCGGTATCTCTCACTACCTCAGGGATGTATCTTGGTGCAGCCTGTGGCATGCTTTTCTTCCCAAGTCTGGTGAAGCACACGGGACCCCAGTCAGTTTTCTTTGTTGAAGCAGTGTTGGGAGTAGCATGGTCTGTGATATGGTTTAGATTTTCCAGTGACCCACCTCGTACTGATCTTCCAAAGGTATCAATGCCAAAAGTGGCATCTCGAGACATGATTAAGGCACAGGCAGGAGGGGTTGTCGCACCTCGCACAGTAAAGATCCCATGGCGAAGGATAATATTCAGTCTACCTGTTTGGGCGATCGTTGTAAACAATTTCACCTTCCACTATGCCCTGTATGTTCTTATGAACTGGCTCCCTACCTATTTTGAGCTTGGCCTTAAGCTTAGCCTCCAGGATATGGGTTCCTCAAAGATGCTTCCTTATTTCAATATGTTCATTTTCTCCAATATCGGTGGTGTGATTGCTGATCACTTGATTACAAGGAGGATTTTGTCTGTTACCAAGACAAGGAAGCTTCTGAACACCATTGGGTTCATTGTCTCAGCATTTGCACTCATGGCCCTTCCTTTATTTAGCACACCCTCAGGCACTGTAATGTGTTCAGCGATATCCCTTGGTTTCCTGGCTCTAGGAAGAGCAGGGTTTGCTGTAAACCATATGGATGTTGCTCCGAAGTTTGCAGGGATAGTGATGGGGGTCTCAAATACGGCGGGAACACTGGCTGGAATTGTTGGTGTCGGCCTCACTGGGAATATTCTGGAGGCAGCAAAGGCTTCTAACAAGGATCTAACAGACTCGGAAACCTGGAAAACAGTCTTTTTTGTTCCAGCATACCTTTGTATTTTCAGCTCTGTCATTTTTTTAATCTTTTCGACTGGCGAAAAGATCTTCGAATAA
- the LOC8064504 gene encoding LOB domain-containing protein 38 produces the protein MSCNGCRVLRKGCSDACVLRPSIEWIHGAQPQANATVFVAKFFGRAGLVASLAAVPLHHRPALFRSLLYEACGRTINPVSGAIGLMWTGNWDLCQAAADAVLRGDSLRALSTVPAAFTERDMDGLYGDVVVGLATGTASSSSPDENNSSSAPPSRKRRNVVVNGAGVVVRPTGCHQQQQPAGLLQSCELDLCLTPALSPPPLAGGLLLGGGASDEYSATTTCEDHQPVTGGDHAEARTTPALLNLFN, from the exons ATGAGCTGCAACGGGTGCCGCGTCCTGCGCAAGGGGTGCAGCGACGCCTGCGTGCTCCGGCCCAGCATCGAGTGGATCCACGGCGCGCAGCCGCAGGCCAACGCCACCGTCTTCGTCGCCAAGTTCTTCGGCCGCGCGGGCCTCGTCGCCTCCCTCGCCGCCGTCCCGCTGCACCACCGCCCAG CTCTGTTCCGTTCGCTGCTGTACGAAGCGTGCGGGCGGACCATCAACCCGGTGAGCGGCGCCATCGGCCTGATGTGGACGGGCAACTGGGACCTCTGCcaggccgccgccgacgccgtccTCCGCGGGGACTCCCTCCGCGCGCTCTCCACCGTCCCCGCCGCCTTCACGGAGCGCGACATGGACGGGCTCTACGGCGACGTCGTCGTCGGCCTCGCCACCGgtaccgcctcctcctcctcgcccgacgAGAACAACTCCTCCTCCGCGCCGCCGTCCAGAAAGCGCAGGAACGTCGTCGTCAACGGCGCCGGCGTCGTCGTCCGTCCCACGGGctgccaccagcagcagcagccggccGGGCTGCTGCAGTCGTGCGAGCTCGACCTCTGCCTGACGCCGGCgttgtcgccgccgccgctggcagGTGGGCTGCTGCTGGGCGGCGGCGCGTCGGACGAGTACTCCGCCACGACGACGTGCGAGGACCACCAGCCCGTCACCGGCGGTGATCATGCGGAGGCCCGGACCACCCCCGCGCTGCTAAACCTCTTCAACTAA